The sequence AACGTCGCCCATCCTATCAATACGTTTTTAAATGTCATTTCCCTAATTTGGCACATGTGATATGCATTTTTGCATGGACTGGAAAAGCCTGAATTTCGATTGGAATCGTGCCCGCGCCTTTCTCGTAACCGCGGAAGAAGGCTCATTTTCGGCGGCGGCAAGAGCTTTGGCCTCGACCCAACCTACTATTGGACGCCAGGTCTCAGCTTTAGAGGAAGAACTCGGGGTCACCTTATTCGAGCGTATCGGTACCGGGCTGAAGTTAACCACAAGTGGTTTAGAGCTCTTGGAGCATGTGCGCGCCATGGGCACCGCCGCAAGTAAAACGTCATTCGCTGCGACCGGACAATCTGAATCCATCGAGGGAAATGTTTGCATCACCGCCAGCGAAGCCGTGGCCCATTACATACTGCCTCCTATTTTGAGCCGCCTACGCCTCGACCATCCTGGGATTACCTTAGAGCTGGTGGTTTCCAACGAAGTTCGAGATCTGCACCACCGAGAAGCCGATATTGCGCTTCGCAATTTCGAACCTACTCAACCAGATTTGATTGCCAAGAAAGTTCGAAACAGCACCGCTCACTTTTACGCGGCTCCCAGCTACATCGAGCGCATGGGTCCACTGAAGTCCAAAGAAGATCTTAGCCGCACCCATCTTTTTGCTTTTGAAAACAGTGCTCGAATGGTGAAGCAATATAAAAGTTTTATCGGGGTCGACGTCGCTCAAGAACAGTTCGTGGTTGAAACCAACAATCACCTCGTCATGTGGGAAATGTGTAAGCAAGGCGTTGGAGTCTGCTTGATGATGGACGACGTGGGCAGCCAAGAATCTAAAGTGGTCAAGGTCTTTCCCGATTTCCCCTCGATTCCAGTTCCTATATGGATGGTGTGTCACCGAGAACTGCAAACCAGTCGGCGCCTGCGGCTGGTATTTGATTACTTAGCGCAAGCATTGGCTTGTCGGGAACGTGAACAATGATGTTAAACCTCTTTTATCTCACGCTGATGTTATCGATTCTATTGTGTACCTTGGTGGCAGGCTTGGTGTTTGGCTTTGCGGCAGTGGTCATGCCGGGTATTGCCAAACTTTCAGACCGAGAATTTCTTTTGTCCTTCAAACATATGGACGGGATCATCCAAAACAATCAACCGGCATTTATGGTGGTCTGGGTTGGCTCTATCTTTTCAGTCATCGCTACACTTATTTTAGGAACGCTGAACCTAAGTGGCGGGCAGCTTTATCTGCTCTTGGTTGCATCGGCTCTGTATTTACTTGCAGTTCAATTGCCTACGGTTCGCTTTAACATTCCTCTTAACAATGCATTGCAAGCGCTGGATCTTAACGCTTTGGGCGAATCAGAATTAGCGCAGGCACGAGCCGACTTTGAAGCACCCTGGAACCGCTGGAATAGGTTAAGAACCTTAAACGCTATTTTCTCTGTATCTGGATTGCTGATTCTGCTGCTTCAACTCTAATCGTTTTTTGCGGGGCTCACTGCTGAGCAAACGCATCTGCCACCAACTTTGTAAATTGACCGGTAAAGCCCATACCCGCGGTATCGCCGTGTCGAACAATGACTAAGTCAAGCTCGGGAATGGCCATGATGACTTTCTGATCTTTGCCTATGGCACTGAGCACGGAAAGAGTTCCCATTGCTTCCGTGTCCACTTCTTGCAGCCAGTAAAGAAAGCCATAATCGGATTTGCTCTCCAAATATGCAGAGGTTGCTTTCTCAAAGTATTCCTCACTCACCAGTCGTTCATTGTTCCAAACGCCTCGGCGCAGATTAAAGAGTCCAAACCTGGCCATGTCTCGGGTATTGCTTTCGATGCGCCGGTAGTTGGTCACCTCTTCACTCACCACAATTTTCACCCACTCCGCGCTATCCATCCCCAAAGGACCAAAGAGTTTTCTCCATGCGTAATCTTCCAGATTTTCACCGGTCGCTTTTTCGATCATGGTGAACATCATGAGGTACGCCGGTGTGTTGTACTCCCAAACCGTGCCGGGCGTATTCTCCAAGGCCAGACCATCGGCAAGTCCATCAAACTGGTCGGTGGTTTCGCTATCAAGATCGGGCGGCGTGGTGCTGAGTCCAGTGGTCATGGTTAAGAAGTGCTCAAGCGTAATGGCAGCTTTGGGGGTATCCACCCACTGCGGTGCAAAATCTGAAATGGGCTGCTCAAGGCCCTCGAAACTACCCTCATCTAAGCCCATGCCTGTCAGGATTGATGTCATGCTCTTGGTGGCAGAGTAAATCGCCATGGTTGTATCTTGGTCCCAGCCCTGCCAGTAACGCTCTGCAACAATTCGGCCCTTATAGAGAATGACCAATCCGCCGCTGTTGGACGACTCGGCAAACTCAATGGCTTCATTCAATTTATCCAACTGAGCACCGGCCTCTTCCGGTGTAACCGTCTCCCACGTTTCGGTACTGGGCCAATAGGTTTCCGAACCCGGGTCTGGGGCTGTCTGGTCTTCTGGGTCATCGGGGAGCGCGGTGTCCGTAACGTCAGGCGTTGGGGTATCAACATCACCGGAAGTTTTGCCACCACTGCAGGCCAGAAGCATAAAGGGCAGCAAAATTAAAACGAACTGTAAACGTCGCGGCATACTGATTATCCTGAACAAATGGGGTTTCGTGGAGAACATGGGAAGTATAGGCCTGGAATAACCTCTTAGTAAACAACTCGAAAGATCCCCGTTTTATCTTGTGCGCTTACCAAAGAGACTTTAAAGAGTTGCTCGGTGAATCATTCCCACCGCTGCTTTAAGAAATCAGGTGAAACCATGCATATCGATTCTCATTTTGACTCAGGCAATATCGAAGTCGTCGAAATCCTAGACAACAATGTCGCCAATCTGCGCATTAAAAAAGATGCCGGCGATGAACACATGCAGTGGTTTCACTTTCGAGTCGATGGCGCCCAAGATGAGGCGTGTAAGCTTCGTATCCTCAATGCCGGTGAAGCCAGTTACCCCAAAGCCTGGGAAGGCTACCGGGTTTGCACCAGCACAGACCGGCAAGCTTGGACCCGCGTGGATACCGCATTTGAAGACGGCGTCTTAACCATCGACCATCACCCAGAAGGCCAAATGCAGTGGTATGCCTACTTTGCGCCTCACAGCCATGAGCAACATCTCGACCTTCTGGCGCAGTGTCAGCTATCAGAGTTCGCTACGGTAGACCGGCTGGGCGCCACTGTAGATGGCCGCGACCTGCATCGTCTGGTTGTTGGAGATGGCCCTTTGAAATTCTGGGTGATTGCCCGGCAACATCCTGGCGAAAGCATGGCATCGTGGTGGATGGAAGGATTCTTAGACCGCCTCCTGCATCCCGATGACGCCATTTCAAGACAGATGCGCAGCATGGCAACATTTCACATTGTCCCCCATATGAATCCCGACGGTGCGATTCGAGGACACTTAAGATGCAACGCTGTCGGTGCCAATCTCAACCGCGAATGGGCCGAGCCCACCCTTGAACGTAGCCCAGAGGTTTATCACACCCTGGCTGCCATGGACGCATCTGGTGTGGACTTTTGCTTGGATGTTCACGGCGATGAAGAGCTGCCCTACAACTTTCTCAGCGGCTCAGATGGCATCCCCGGTTACGAGACCAGCCCCTTGCCGGCGCTCTGCGAAATCTTTGCGGCGGCCTATGAGCAGGCCAATCCCGATTTGCAACGTGAGTTTGGATATTCTGTGGCGGCGCCCGGTAAAGCCAACCTCACCATGTGCACCAATGCCGTAGCCCACCGTTTTCAGTGCGCGGCTTACACCCTTGAGATGCCATTTAAAGACAACGCCAATGCCCCAGATCCCATTTTCGGATGGAGCCCAGAGCGCTCAGCTAGGCTTGGAGCCAGTAGTTTGGATGCGTTGTGCCGATTGGCTGAGGCTTTAAAGAGCTAAGACTGCCAAGTGTAGAAAAGAGTTCTACGTCACCACCGCCCACACCGTGCTACCAAATAGATAAAAGACAATCAGGTAGGAAGGTATTGTGGCCAAGACAATCTTCTTGCCCACCTTGTTATCCAGCTTAGCTCCAAGCAGCATCGGATAAAGCGCGCGAAACACCACATAGGCCGCGCCGAGTACCGTTGCGACGGAAACTGAAACCGCAGCAGCGTGAAGCCAAAGCGCAAAGAGAAAAGGCACCATTTGCTCTTGGGTGTTTATCACTGCCCGGTCCATGGCCAACATGTGCGGGTCCTTACCAAAGTAGCGGTCAAACGTTTCGTTGCGGCCCGCATATTCTGCCCGAAGTCGATACTTGGTTTGTATCTGGCGAAAGAGTAAAGCGTACCAAAGTATGAAGTACGCTACAGTCACAAGAATAGGCCCGGTAAAATCAGCTAAGTTAGACATAAGCACATCTAATCATACAAGTGGCCCCAAGGCTCCATTCCTCTCGCGCACAAAGTCTCAACGCTATGCCATGGATTTCGGCTGTGATACGCATGACCCATTGGGACTGATATTGAAATAAAATCCAATCCCGAGACAATTCCACAAGGTTAGAATCATGACTAAAATCAAAAGTTCCAAAGGGTCGGCGCAAGACCGAATGATGGCTGAGGTTGTCGATGGAGCCAGCGATGCAGACTCCTTGGATTTCTCAGCAAAGGCCATTCTAGCCCGTGGCTGCGATCCGCAAATGGCACTGCGTGCAGCCAAGGTTATGCCGCCCCTACTTGGCGATGTTGAATTTGTCTCCTGCACCAACGATGACGACTTTGTGGAGAAGCTCCAAGAAAGAGCCTGGTCTGTGGTTTTCTTTGCCCCAGGTGCCTGCCGTTACAACGCGGCGAAAATGCCAATTCCTGGCGGCCGTGCACACACTATGGGTTGGGGTTTGGAAGAGTATCGAGCCTTGGTTCGAGAATACCAAGGCGACCAGATTTGCATTGTAGAGACCACGGATGAACGAGAGATCATCCCACGACTGAAGCAAGCGCTGATTCAATCCGGGGACAAAGCTGATTCAGATAAAGACTGAAGGGAAATCCGCTCTTAAGGACTGAGGGTGGACTTACACGTTGAACCGTAATGTGACGCGTTTCGTAAGCGCCTGCAATCACGCCACTTGCTGAACCCTGTGCCCGCAGGTGTCCCCGTTTTTCTCGGATGTTTAGCGGTATCAGTGTTCAGAAAGCAGTGACAGCTACGGGCTCCACTCGCTGGAAGATCCACAACGAAGCATCCTGCCTCCCATGTACGGATTCTCCAGCCTCTCGCCGGTTTGCACCCACTTCTGATAGCCCTGGGCCATCGGGCACTGGAAGACGTATCGCCCGCGGGCGAGTGTGCTTTGTTCGGAGAGCAATGAGACGACGGCTCGGCTCAGGTCCCCGAAGGTTCGGCGCTGGTCATCTGCGCTACCACCGACCTTGAGCCTCGCCGCCGCCGTGACCATCTCGTCAAGACGACTCGCGATGCTCGAAGGCGCCCCTGCCTTCGCCGCGCTCGCGCTGCGTTCGAGGCGGGTCGCGATGGCTGCGACCTCGCCCAGACGGTCCCCAGCAAGGGCGGCTCTGAGCGCCTCATAGTCGCCGAGCGCCGTGTCAACCCGGGCGGAAACTTCCGCGCTCAGATCCGCCGTGGCGATGGCCGTTGAAGTGGGCTGCGCCTCAGTCGGCGCTTCTTTGCACCCGATGGCAGGCGCCCCCGCTGCGGTGACCAAGAACAGGATCAAAAAAGTCTTCTTCATCATTGGATCTCTCCTTCCCCTATGCGGGGCGTTGTGTGGTCGAGCTTGCGGCTCTTCCAGATGGCGAAAATCGCCGGGTAAACAGTGAGTTCAAGAAAGAATGAGCTCACCAGCCCCCCCACCATGGGGGCGGCAATGCGCTGCATCACGTCGGCGCCCGCCCCCGTACTCCACAAGAGCGGGGTCAGGCCGATCATGGTGGTCATCACCGTCATCAGCTTGGGACGAACACGACCCGCCGCGCCCTCCACGATGGCGTCCGTCAGGTCCGCCATGGAGTTCAGGCGACCCTGCTCACGTGCACGGTCTTCCGCCAGGCGCAGATAAAGCAGCATGATCACCCCTGTCTCGGCGTCGAGGCCAGCCAGGGCGATGATGCCCACCCATACCGCGACGCTCAGATGAAAGCCGAGCCAATAGAGCAGCCAGAAAGCCCCAATCAGCGAGAACGGCACCGCCAAAAGCACAATGGCGGTCTCCGTCACCGACCGGGTGTTCAAGTAGAGCAAGAGAAACACCAGCAGCAGCGTGAGCGGCAACACCACCCGGAGCCGTTCTTCCGCTCGCTCCAGATAGCGAAATTGGCCCGTCCACTGGATCCGCACGCCGGTAGGCAGCCCAACCTCGGCGGCGACGGCTGCGCGCGCCCTGGCCACATAGTCACTGATGGCCTGGCTGCCGGGATCCACGAAGACAAAGCCCGTAAGCTGTCCGTCTTCACTGCGGATCATGGGCGGACCGTTCACGAAGCGGACAGAAGCGACCTCGGTCAGCGGCACTGGAACGCCAGCGGGCGTGTCCACGAGGATGCGGTCGAACTGACTCGGGTCGTCGCGAAACTCACGCGCGTAGCGGACGTTGACGGAGAAGCGCCGGCGCCCCTCCACCGTCTCGGTGACGTCCGAGCCGCCAATCGCCGTCTGCACCGCGGCTTGTATGTGATCAACCCGAAGCCCGTACCGAGCCGCCTCCTCGCGTTTGATTTCGAAGTCGATGTAGAAGCCGCCGGTGGCGCGCTCTGCGAACACGCTACGCGTCCCGGGAACATTCGTCAGCACGCGCTCGATGGCCACCGCCGCGCGCTCGATAGTGGCCAGATCATCGCCAAAGACTTGAACAGCGAGCGGGCTGCGGATCCCCGTGGCCAGCATCTCCGTGCGCGTCTGGATGGGCATCCACCAGATGTTGGGCATCCCGGGGTATTGCAACTTGCCATCCAGCTCGGCGACCAGATCGTCCCAAGTCAGCCCTTCACGCCACTGATCGCGAGGCTTGAGCACAATCGTCGTCTCGGCCATGCCCAAGGGGGCCGGATCCGTGGCGGTGTCGGCTCTGCCCATCTTCCCGAGCACACTTACCACCTCCGGGATCTCCATCAGCTGGCGGTCCATGGCCTGCACCACGTTGCCCGCCTCGGTCATCGACATGCCTGGCGGCGCGGACGGCATGTAGAGGATGCTCCCTTCGTTCAAGGGCGGCATGAACTCCGACTGCAGGCGCAGCGCGGCGGGCACGGTCAGCATCATGGCGATGACGGTGGCGGCCACCACCCCCCAGCGGTGGCGGACCACAAAACGGACCACCGGTACATAAAGCCACTTCAGGAGTCGGCTCAAGGGGTGGGCGTCCTCGCGTCGGACCCGGCCGCGGATCAAGATCGCCGCCAGGGCCGGCGTGAGCGTCACCGCCAAGACCGCTGCGAAGCCCATGGAGTAGGTCTTGGTGTAGGCCAAGGGCTTAAAAAGCCGGCCTTCGGTGGCCTGCAGCGTAAACACCGGCAGGAACGACACCGTGATGACCAGCAAGGAAAAGAAGATCGACGGACCCACCTCCTGCATGGCGCGGATCACCACCGACAGCCTGTCCGGATCGTCCTCGTGCTCCTCCAGGCGCTTGTGGATGTTCTCCACGAGGATGATCGAGGCGTCGACCATGGCGCCGATGGCCACCGCGATGCCGCCCAGGGACATGATGTTCGCCGTCAGCCCTTGCTGGAGCATGGGGATAAAGGCCAAGAGCACCGCCACCGGCAAGGTGAGGATGGGCACCAGCGCGCTGCGCACGCTGAGCAAAAAGAGGAAGATGATCAGGCTGACCACCACCATCTCTTCGACCAGGGTGTGGGTCAGCGTGTCGATGGACGCCTCGATCAGCTCCGAGCGGTCGTAGGCCACCTCGGCGCGCACCCCCTGGGGCAAACCCGCACGGACCGCCTCCAGGCGCTCCTTGACCCGCTCAATGACCGTGAGCGCGTTCTCTCCCTGCCGCATCACGACGATGCCACCCACCGTCTCCCCCTCGCCGTTCCACTCGGCGAGCCCACGGCGTGGCCCCGAGCCCAGGGAAACCTCCGCCACGTCGCGCACCAGCAAGGGCGTACCGCTCGCGGAAACCCAAAGCGGGATGGTCTCGATGTCCGTGATACTGCCCAGGTAGCCGCGGCCGCGGATCATGTGTTCGTGTCCGGCGATCTCCAGGGTGCGGCCACCGCTATCCCGATTGGACTGCTGGATGGCCGACTGCACCTGTGCCAGCGTCACCCCATGCGCCATCATGCGGTTCGGGTCGAGCTGCACCTGGTACTGCTTGTCGTAGCCGCCGACGGCCGCAACCTCGGCGACTCCGGGCACGCTCTCGAGCGCGTAGCGAATGTTCCAATCTTGTAGAGCTCGCAGATCGGCCAGATCGTGGTGGCCGGTCTCGTCGACCAGCACGTACATAAACACCCAACCCACGCCGGTGGCGTCCGGACCGAGGGTTGGCCGGGCATCAGCAGGCAGGTCGTTTTGAACCGTGCTCAGGTACTCGAGGACGCGGCTGCGGGCCCAGTACAGGTCGGTGCCGTCCTCGAAGATGACGTTGACAAAGGACAGACCGAAGAAGGACTGCCCCCGCACATAAGAGACACCGGGCGCGCTCATCAAGGCCGACGAGACCGGGTAGGTGACCTGGTCCTCCACAAGGTCTGGGCTGCGGCCCGGCCAATCCGTGAGGACGATGACTTGGGTGTCCGAGAGGTCGGGGATGGCGTCCAGTGGTGCTGCGCGTAGGGACATGAACCCCCACAGGCCCATGGCCGCCACAATGAGCACAGTGAGCAGCGGGTTGCGGGCGCTGACCTCGATAAGCCGAGCGATCAGCCCGGGGCGCGCCTTACTGGGCTTCATCATTGGCTTCCCAGTAGTCGGTGGCCGAGCGGATGCGGCTCTCGGCGGCGAGCAGGAACACGCCCGAACTCACCACGATGTCGCCCTCGGTCAGGCCGCTTTCGATGCTGATCCAGTCCGCGGTGCGCGCACCGACTGTGACCTCTACGGGACGCAGACGCCCCTCCCCACGATCCACGAACACCAGGCGTCGTCGGCCGGTGTAGACCACCGCATCGGTGGGCACGGCGAGGTGTTCACCGAGGTCAACGTCGAAACTCAGGTTGGCGATCATGCCCGGGCGCAGGCGGCCTTCAGGGTTGTCGAGTTGCACCCGAACACGCGCGGTCCGAGTCTGAGCTGAGACCGTCGGGTAGATGTAGTCCACCACGCCGCCGATCGGCTCTCCGGTCGCGCCCGACACGTTCACAACAACGCGTTGACCGACAGTGACATGGGGGAGGTCTTGCTCAAAGACGTCCGCAAGCACCCAGACCCTGCTTGGGTCGGCGATGCGGTAGAGCAGCGCCCCGGCCGACACATGCGCCCCTTCGTTGACCCTCTTGTCGATCACGACGCCGGTGATGGGGCTCTGAATGCCGATTCGCTGCCGCGGCTCCTGGCGCCTCTGCATGTCTCGAATCGCCCAGCTCGACATGCCCCAGAGACGCAGTCGCTCGCGAGCCGCCGTCGCCAATCGGCCCCCTGGCGGCACTGCCAACAGCTCCCGCTGGGTCGCCAGCAGGTCTGGGCTGTAGAACCTGAGCAGGGTCGCGTCGCGCTCAACCGGGTCGCCCGCACGGGTGACACGCAGATCTTCGACCCAGCCATCCACTCGCGCCGTCACGTCATGGACCTGGCTCTCATCCCAGGCCACTTCGCCCACCGCTCGAATGGGTCGGGCCAGGGCTCGGCGAGCCACGGCCGTGGTGCGAACGCCGATGCGCTGTCGACGCACTGAGTCCACCAGGACATCCCCGGTACGCAGGTCCTCGTGGGTAACCGGTGTGAGGTCCATGTTGCAGATGGGACAGGTGCTGGGTGTCTGCTGACGTACAGACGGATGCATGGGGCAGGTGTAATGCGCTACCTCGTCGGCCCCTGCCGGCGGGGCGGTCGGTCCCATCTCCGTCTCCCAATCACTCGCCGAACCGCAAGCGAGCATCTGCTGGCCCATATATGGATTCTCGATCGTCTGGTGAGCTTGAAACCACTTGGGGAAATCTTCGGCCATCGGACAGGAAAAGGCGTGCCAGCCCTCTTGCAATCTCGGATCGGCTTCGGCGAGACCAAAGAACGCCTGCGATAGCGCCGCGTAGGATCTGCGGGCGGAGGTTGCCGAATCGGCGCTCTCGAGGTCTTCCGCGCTGGACGCTGCGGCACGCAGTGCGGCGCGGACAGGCTCGGGCAACATGACACCGTCGAGGGGCGCCAAGCCAGCTCGGACACGTGTCACCGCGGCGGGAATCACGTCAACCCGATCTTGAGACAGGGCGATGCGGATCTCCTCGGTCGCAGCGAACCCCCCGCGCAGCGTCGTCAGCTGCTCCTCAGAGAAAGGGTGTGAAACCACGCGCTGTGGGGCGGACTCATCCGCTGCGCTGTGTTCGCGGTGCGCGTGATGATGGTGGGATGGGGGTGTTGCAACCTCTTCTGACTCGATGAAGAACCACTGCAGCAATGGTCCCCGGTAGACCACCAGCACGGTCAGCAACAGGGCAAAGAGCCCGAACCAGCCCAAGCGCCGGATGCGAATGCCGCTCATCGCACACCTCCTTCAGCCGGTTGGCCCGAGGCTGTCCCCGCCGCCCTGTTGAGCGCGGCTCGCCCGCGCCAGGTGTCGGCCAGTGCCTCCGAGTAGGCTTGTTCGAAGCGCCGCAGCTGCCGCTGGGCGCTCATGATGTCGGAGAAGCTGTTTCGTCCGCTCGTGTAGCCTGCCTCGGCAGTCTCAATATGGCGCCGAGCGGCCGGCAGTACTAGGTCGCGGTAGACGGCGACCTGGGCCAGCGCCTCGTCGAAGCGCACTAATGCTTGGCGTACCTCGACATCCACGGCGGACCGGCGCTCGGCCTGCAGTGACCTGGAACGCGCGAGCGCGGCGGTCGCTGCGTTCACACCGCCACGACGAGCGCCGAGCTGAAGCGGGATATTGAGTGAGAACCCCAGCATGAACTGGTGCTCGAACTGCGGCCACATCGAGTTGTAGGCGACCCCAAACGAGAAATCTGGGTAGTAGGCGCGCTGAGCCAGCGCCATGCTGCTCGCTCGAGCATCGACAATCCGCGCCGCGGTGTGAAGTTCGGGGCGGTGCTGCTGAGCGTATCGCTGCCACTGCTCAGCGCTCCTGGATGGTGCGACGGCAGGTTCGAGGGTTGCGGGCGCGGCGGGCAGCCGACTTTCGGCCGGGCGATGCAACAGACCGTTGATCTGCGCGACAATGATTTGTTCGCGGGCCGCCAGCGTGAGCCGCTCGCGCTCGAGCAACGCCAGCTCCACGTCGGCCTGGATGGGATCCTGTTGTCCACCACGGCCCGCCGCGTACTGGGCCACTGCGCCCTGCCGAAGTCGGGTCACGAGCTCCCGATGGGCTCGATTGATCTCCAGTGCTCGGCCCACCGCAAAGTAGTCGTCAAAGAGGATCGACGCCGTGGTACGAAGGTGGAGTCGGACCCGCTCCAGGTCCGCGCTTCGAGCCTCGGCTTCGGCGAGCGCGATGGCGCCCCGAAGCGCCTGCTTCCCAGGCCACTCGAGGCGCTGGCTTACGCGCACGACCTGTCCGTAGCCGTGCTCCGAGCCAATCGTGCCCGGTGCTGTTTCGTAGCTCAGCCTAGGGTCGGAAAAAGCCGTCACTTGGGGATAACGGGCCAGCGCTTCGCCCCACGCCTGCCGTGCGGTTTCCACCGTGGGGTTGCGGGTGAGCACTTGCTGGATGAGCTGCTCTCTGGACAGCGCGTCGACAGCGGGAAACGGGGCCGCAGCTGAATCGGGCACATCGGTGGGTGCGCTACGGGTCCATGCCAGGCTCGATGCGCTGTGTTGTGTTCGCTGGGTGGCCGCGACGCAGCCGCCAAGAATGGGCAGCAAGGCCGCCACGAGAAGGCGCCGCTGCCACGCAGCACGCCTCGATAGTTTTGTGTTCATACTCCTACTCCTGCACGTCGGTTCGAGATCGAGGCGGACCGGTCAGCCCGTCCTCAGCGAGGCGCTGGACACACCAGTGCCCGGACCTCAAAGGTCGAAGCGGTGCAGGATCAAATCAGGTAGGAGCAGTGCTTGATGAAGATAGGCGGCCCCGGATCGGGCGGGGGTCCGCGGGAGCCATGAGGCAAGGCGAGGCGTGTGGGCGCACGAACCCGCGTGCGCTCACTCGGCGCGAAGGGCAAGGCGACAAACTGCGGTGTCTCGAACTGAGGCGCCTGCACTTCGACCCGCGTGGGCGGGACCTGCTGCTTGGCGCTGACGACTTCACAGCAGGATGCGGCCCTCAGAGAGGGCACCTCAAGAGCGTCTTGCCCGACCTCGTGCTGGCAACAGCACTTTGGCCCCACCTCGCCGGTCATCGTGCAGAAAAATAGCAGCTGTCCCAGGCCACTGGCCGGAACAGCCACGAGCAGGGCCATCATCAGGGCCATGGCTCGCACAACAAGTTTTAGATTTCGAAGCGCCATTGTTGATACCTATACCCCCATAGGGTATATTCTTCAGGCGATGATGTCAACCGTCTTCAACGCGGTTCATGTGCAGGCAACAATGGCCCATTAGAGCGGGCGTGAGGAACGAGGAGTGATCGATGCTGACCGGTGACGACAAAACGAAGATGGTCGCGCGCCTCAAGCGCATCGAGGGTCAGGTGGCTGGCATCAAGCGCATGGTGGAGTCCGAGACCTATTGCGTCGACGTGCTCCACCAGTTTTCTGCAGTCCAGGGCGCGCTGGCCAAAGCGGCCCAGGGAATCCTCAGCGCACACCTCGAATCCTGCGTCACCTCTGCCCTCCTGGAGGGAGATGACCAGGAGCGGCAGGCCAAGCTGCAAGAGCTCGTCGACGTTTTCGGTCGTTTCGGGCGTGTGATGGGCAAGTAGGCTGGCAGCGGGTGCCCTCGGTAGTCGAAGGGCTGTCGGTCATCTGGCTAGAACATAGCGAAGCATTTTGCACATAAGCCGTCGTTGAATCGACAGTGGCTGTGACTTTCAGCAGCAGATGGAGAAGCGGGCACCCTTCAATCCCGATGCCCCTTTGATTCGCCACGGCCTCATCAAGTGGGATTCGTGCTCGCAGCCAGATGGTCCCGAGATCCTCTCGAGTAGCTTCACCATCAGCGCCCAGGCGTTTGCAGTCCTGGTTGGCGAGGACAGCTGACCTACGCCTTGGGAATCGCTCTCATCGCCCAAACAGAGTCTGCTTTGTAGCGAGTTTCTACCGCTCGCAGCCACTCGATGATCTCATCCAGACGATCCAGCGCATCGTGGATTCGGTGCGCTCGTTCTTCTGCGGGTGCGTTCAGAGCCAATCGCAGGTGAGCGATGACCCTCTCGGTGGATTCAACCAGCTCGCCGGGTTCGTACATCTCAGCCTGCAACCAGGAGGGGCTGATTGAAGGACTACCGGAGCAGGGTTTTCATACGTGTATTTCGGAGTTGTCTCCGAAGCTGTCCCCGTAACTGGACATGTCGGGACAAAACCGGACACGTCACGTCTGCCCAGAGAACACCTAAGTCCCCGTAAAACCTTGATTCAGGGCTCTGGGGGCAGGTGGTTTATACGTTGAACCGAAAGTGCATCACATCGCCATCCTTAACGATGTACTCTTTGCCTTCCATGCGCATCTTACCAGCAGCCTTCACTTCAGATTCGCTGCCAAGCTCAACCAGGTCAGCACACTGAGTGACTTCGGCTTTGATAAAGCCGCGCTGAAAATCAGTGTGAATCACACCAG is a genomic window of Deltaproteobacteria bacterium containing:
- a CDS encoding metal-sensitive transcriptional regulator, encoding MLTGDDKTKMVARLKRIEGQVAGIKRMVESETYCVDVLHQFSAVQGALAKAAQGILSAHLESCVTSALLEGDDQERQAKLQELVDVFGRFGRVMGK